AACACATCTAGGCTGGTTCGTATGGATAAGAAATCAAGTTTATATGTTTTGCTAAGCTTCCAGGAAACAAAGACATTTTTATGGATAAGGGCGAGGGCCTGCACAGATTTTTAGTTAGTTTAGGTAAAATGGAAGTAACTGTGTTAGTTGATCTGTAAAAACCAAGCTTAAATCAGGCAAGATTTATCTGTTGCTCAATGTTTGCTATAGATGTGCTAAGGAATCAAAATTGAATCAAATATTACTCATATTTCATCATTGAATtcgagtttaaattttttaatgctagtttgagattaattaatttagtctcaagtttaatttgaattaaagttTGTAGCCGAGCTTGATGTGTTTGCTTGAACTCAGTCACCATTCTCTATTAAAcaaagtgttgaattatatttgaGCGCATGAGTTAGTTTACTTCAATGTTTTATCATAGAACATTAATAAATGTATTAAAAACTTAGCAATGGTTGAATAAGATAATCTGGACTTCCATTTTGGACATATGCGATAATGTTTGAGTTCCATCGGAGTTCaacaattttttatataaatctcATAATACTAAGCTAGTTTTCTTACCTTTCGAGCCTTTTGCATCGCTTCTTTGTTCGAACTGCATCGACAGTACATTTGTATAATAAGATGGAGGGCATAGGGGTGGTGATTTTGTTGAGCTGAGGTCCCATTTGCCCAagtgtgttttttttaaaaaaaagagctATTTTTTTTAAGTAATGCCAGTCATTTTGATCTTTTCAATGTTTAGTATCAGCATCGATATAAGTTTAACATCGGGTGAAAGTAATTTGAGCAACTTATAAGTTTTGGTTATTCATAACACCATGTCTATATATTACAGTAAAAATAGCAGAAATATATGTTGCACTTTGCATATTTTGTCGCAACTTTAATGTCTAATAGATCATAAAATTGGGATGTGACGAATCGAGAGAGCTGAAAACTTATTATGTTAGAAGGGAGATATGGCAACGAACCTCAATGTCGAAAACATTCAgtcaaatatcaaatattagttacatatttttaatgttttgtaTCAAATTTCATCCGAAAAAACATGTGAGTCTAGggagtgaaaaatattttttttttgggaatatCATGGACTGCATAATTTTTTTGATCTTACAGGGACCAGACACAAATACTATGCTATTGGAGATTAAAAAACAAGCCCCCCTTATATAGGAAAAAAACTGTAATATCATATATTCAATAAgatacaaaattattttaattttatctaATTAATATATTGTTAAATAAAGACAAAAAGattatgtaattaaaatattaatttaattaactaCTGTTACAATGTTTTAACAAGAAATTATATTTATCTAAATCTTTATCAATCTGAGATGATTACTTTATCAATCTGAGATGATAATGAAATATTTAGTAATTCGAGAATTCGAAAAAGTAATATAAGATATGGTAGTTTAATATAGGTTacaaatttattaatatatgttttatgacaatttttattgatttaaaaCGGGGTACAACAGAAAATTTCACAGAGCTAAAAATATTACAGATCCAAATTTACAACTTAGCTACAACCGAAAATGCCACAAAAACAACCGACGCAAGAAAAATAGCAGCAACTGTAATCTTGATAGGCATTCTCCCTTCATCATTTCTCAAGAACATAGCCTCATAAATTGGCAAGCAAATCAAAACTCCAAAACTCGTAACCAAAACTTGCCCgagaaattcgtcgattttccTTAAACTCGCTATGCGAAGAACCCCATAAATAAACGCTACTAAATTCAAGATCGCATGCACTTGAAAATGGCACAAACAAAGGAGAGGCAACCCCATATTCAATTTTCCCTTCATCATACCTTTTTCTTTGTCCATCGCCATTTACTTTGCTAGTGACACCAAAATCTCTTGTTCCAATGCCTAAACTGATTGCTTATGTATTCCAACGTACCAAATACGTCGGATGAAAGCGCCCTAGTTAGTCCCATTCTTTGATCATTCAACCACCTTAGGAGAGTGCTTTTTGTAGAGATGAACTCCAGGCAATCTTGCCCGAAGGATCCGACAAACAGGAAAACGTACAAGAAAAACCATGGATCTGAAACCTGAGACGTATCGATACATATTATACTATGGATCAATAGAGTATTTCACACAAGTGAGATCTCTATATATCTTActatttgattaaaaaatatgCATGTATCCGATTGCTAGCTAGTAGCTACGAAAAGGagccttttttttttaaattttcgaaaCCGAAGAGCTCGTACAAAACGCGACCAGAATCCAAACATATATACTAATTTGACAGAACATCTGCTTTGGACGTACCTTAGGGAAGATGGAGATATTGTTGAGCAAAGTGAGTTGAGGGAGGAAAGCATAGATGGTGATAGGAAATGACATCATGGGCCCAAAAGCATAGTAACAGTAACAATGGGTCATTAGTGGGCCCAAAAATCTTGTACCAAATGTTAATGGGCTATATTTGGAAAAGGCCACCTCAAATAGGCCCACGGCCCATCTCTTTTGCTGGGTTATCATATCATTAAGAGAGATGGGGTTATCCGCTAAAAAAGCAGGCCTCTCTGGATTACAAAATATGGACCTCCATCCCTCGCAGTGTAGCCTGTAGCCGGTGTAAAAGTCCTCCACCAATGAGCCGTATCTGAATCCTATCTGTCCATATAGAATCAATTTTTGTTTCTAAATTTTTCTCACTTCAAGTCggaatttattataaaattggGAAATAGAGTCAATCGATATATGTCAATACTCCTGGTATTTATTCCTCTATACTATTTTGGATAAAACACGAATGATATGTAACATTCAATACTATTTCTCCTTTGATTTCAGTTAAAATCAAATTATAGACGTTTAAATCTGAATGTTGAAATTCTTCTATAAAAGGCCTTCTAAAGTTTCAAAAAACACTCTACACTTTGCGACCTGCTAAATCTGTTATCTGATATTTTCAAACTTTGTTGATATTTACAAACACAATCATAAAGTTATATCCGATCTATTTTTAGGATCATCTGTGCTGAAATTTTTACTCGTAATTGTATCACACATCTCTATTGTTTCTAGTACGAGTCCTGTAAATGACAAAAATAGTCTTTTTGTGCAGATTTAATTGAGTCGTGTAAAGCTGATACTAAGAGTTCAGATTAGGAAGTGATAGTCCTTTTGAAGTTTGTAGTCGTAATTTTTGTAATTATCAAAGTATTTCAATGAAAACATTCTGAAAATAGAAGAAAGAGAGATATAGAAAGAATTTGCCCTTCAAACTTCCTTAAACTATATTTTGTGTCATTTATTTTCAGTTGCAATTTTCATTTCAGATAAGCGTTTGATTCAATAAGTTCGATTGAACTTTTTCCGCTCTAATTTTACAAGTTATATATTGAACCTAGTAGATCAAGATTTGATCTTGACTATTTAAACCAGTTGAGATCCCTTTATCTCCATGAAGAAGAATAATTTGTGAAGTATTTATTCACTCATCTCTAAACATATATGCTAACCCTAATAATATATCTTGGGTttgtgtcattaaattttgattGGGTGAATTTGGGAAAATTCGATGCTGCccgtgcaggcactgcctgcacgGGCAGATCCAATTTTCTGgcccattttattttattttttttaaaaaattccacCCCCCATGATTGAATCTTGACCCTTGATTGGGTGTGGGGCAGTGATCGACTCTACCGTGAAtttgatatataaaaaaatttagaagataatcataataaaatattaaaataagaaCCTAAAAAGTAAATTGAAAATACCTAGTTTTATTAcacaaaaacttttgtgagatggtctcacgaatcaatTTTGTTAGACAGGTTTCTTATTTCGAtcctcataaaaaaatattaattcttAAGCAAAAACATATTACTTATTATGGTAAATATGAGCAAAGTTGATCTGTCTATGGATCTGTGAGCATGTCTTACAAGAGAcctattatttatattatacatTATTTTTATTACCAAACCGTTTCTTAGagtttttaagttgttttaaagAGTAAACATGTTCAAACACCTACTTTTATTGCGATTCGATGATGGATTTCATTTAAACGGACATATTTTATTTGGGAAAAGTTTTTGAGGTATCGATTTTAAATTACACTGGTCTTGAGTATATTTAAAATTCAGCAcagttattattataattttatagTTTGATATCGAGTAGATTTAAAAATTCACTTAAATTTTGtttatcataaaaaaatttgaaatccacAGTATAAAAAAAAACCCATCAATTCAAACAAAACCTTGAAGCTATCTCGGAAGGGGGAGAAGAGGGCGTGGGCGTACCTTTGAACCCCAATTGGTTCCATTCTCGTGACTACGACCTGCCACACGGTGCGCCAGCTCCAAAATGTGTGGAGAATTGATCCTCTCTCTCCGTATATAGTCTGGGCCCAATTCAGCCATTTCAGGCTCGATAAAAGATGACGGACCTCCGTGAAAAGCCCGTCGACTGAAAAAGGTGCCCGTCCCGAAGTAATCCGGGCCTAAAAGGCCATTCAAACCCACAGGGTTTATATGAAACATCCGTCTTAACTCGGACCCGTAAATATCGGCATTGTTAATCCCATCGAGCCGAAGCGGGAATTGGACATACCCGAGTCTGGACTTAATTGAATGGTCCATGAAGAAACATAACATGGTTTGGGGTGTTGTCGGGTCATTGGAGATCATGTCGCAATCCAAGGTCAAAAGGATTGGGGCATTTGTCATGATTGCTGACACTCGAAGcttcaaataaaaaaccatacGAATAAGCAAGTAATTAAGGAAATTTATGATAGTTAATGAAATCCccacaaattttaattttaaaataaactctTTATTTTTAATGGTAGGACtatatgtacatacatgtcttcttcaattcaaattttaattttaaaataaactctTTATTTTTTAATGGTAGGACtatatgtacatacatgtcttcTTCAATTTTAAACATGGACTATATATATTTTGTCAATAAGAAGGTCATGAAAGGAAAACTAAAGAGaagtcaaaaaataaaaattgatcgtaatcaaatatttaactaacccaaaattatttaaaatttacacACATATGCCAAAAATTTAGGatttttttaaacatgtaaGCAACAAAGTACTTTTATTCCTTGAAAAAGTATAGAGAAGACAAGAGGgtgatattttttcatgatgAGCAGATACATGAGCTATCATATCTATATTAGATATAAAGGTTGAAGTGTTTAATGATTCGACTTTGTCACGCAAATTATTAATGATCATCATCATCACGGACGGACCTAAGCGATCATCATCAGGGACGGGCCAAGGTTGTAGCTCagcctaattttttttttttataaggaGTTATATAGATTCGAgccaattcaatttttttttttataaatatatataaagatttaagcatagtctaatttttttaaaaagatatcACAATACAAATTACTCATAAGTTAATATCTAGAATACTTATTTAACTTTCACAGTGAATAAATGTAGATTTTCGATATTTCAAAAGGGGTTTGATGCAAATAACTCATAAAAGTGATAGATTTAGTTTATCAATTCTTTTATTTAAtagaatttaattttgaaagtacatttaaaatatattaaaatagtttgaaaatataaattttgaatctaagTGAAACTTTTCTTATATTACGCGGGTtacatattaatttaaataatatataaattttgaaaaatgatattgattaaactttttttttcgaaaattaacTCTCCTATTTCGAATACGCTGGAacaatagttttttttaaaaaaaatatatatcatattaatatctcatatttgatattacatatatataaattaatttattatattaagtTCAAGCACACCTCAACTTTAATTTTTAGACCCGTCCCTGATCATCATGATTCATATACGTAATCGTCATTATTTACACATGTATCATGTGTGCGTAATTCGTTagtgttttgggaaaaaaaaaaatcgttagTGTTTATTAAAGACCTTCAGCGGTgaattattttctattttttcaaAGTGAAATTTTTCTCTAAatatacctttttttttttttaactacgGGTGTTATTTTTGAAGctgtaaattaaatatttaccaAAACATTAAGGGCTCCAGCCTTGAAATGATGTGGGACTGCCCTATTTTTCTGTCTTGAAACATAAATGAGATTTGGCATGGAACTGCCTGCCAAGTCTTTATCATCACCACTCTCTGACACAACCTACATAATTTATAACCAATTAAACACTGTGATTCatgatttaaaaattattttgaatagTTAATTATCATatcttaaaaaaaatgttaatttAGAAACTTATAAATAAAGTGTTCAGATAAAAACAACAGCTTAAATATGTTTTATTATTCCCATAAAAAAGATGACCAAAATGATTCTATAAACATAATTCAAATTAATATATTAACAAAATTTATAATCTTCCATTGAATTTTTGAGGGgctaaaattaaaataacatcTTTAACACAGTAGGCAACGCTAATTTCACCAACTCAAAAGTTTAATAATCATAAAGTTCCCAAAAAAACTATCGCCCATACATTATAAAAAGAGTAAATTTGTGAAAATTCTTCAACACATCtttaaattaaaacaaaaacttgtgtgacacggtctcacgggtcatattttgcaAGATGGATATATTAtgtgtcatccatgaaaaaaaattactttttatgataaaagtatcactttttattgtgaatatcggtagggttgacccgtctcacagataaagattcgtgaaaccgtctcacaagagacctactcttaaatCAAAGATGTGGAGAGggatttttcacaaatttaCCCTTTTAAAAACTCTGCCACATTTACCTTACGACATTTTGTCTCATTTTTAAAAACACGAGGTCTAAAATAgtgttaattttaaataaagcggttttgttttcgatttttttattaGAAGTGTTGACGcaatttaataaatttgaaCTTTACCTGAACAACTGTGGGATGATCTTTAGTTGTAAATCCTTGGGTCCATTTTCCAAAAGCTTCACCACTAATTTTGTGTTCATCCTCAACAAATCCTCTTTCCACGACTTTTTCTACTCTGCTTTTCATATCCTCATACATCATCTGCATTATAATAAacgtaaatatatattttgcacaaattattgaaaaatattttattaaacccaaattttaaatgtttttcgaaaagaAAGAGATACAATCCCATTTTATTTTTAGACAAGAAGCGAAAATAAAAGCTCGAAGATTATATTTTTTCGAACTTTTGAAGCACTTTTCAGACAGATCCTTTCAAAATTTTTTCTCACATTTTCTTTAATACttgtaattaatttattcattaTTTTGAGAATAATTTTATAAGTCATATGATAatcaatatattttatatttgttttgCAATTGCTAAATTTTCAGAACAGTTTAATAAATTGTAATTAAGTTATGCATTATTTTATGAACAATTGTACAAGTAATACTGAGGCCGACAAAAAACTCGAAAATATGAGTTTTCGGAATTTTTTTCGTCCCGATCAATGTCGAGAGATGGATGGAGAAACTAACATCTACCCGATGGGATTTTCAAcccgattatttttaaattatttttaaaaataaaaatattataatattaataacTTATTGAGTTGGAACattgtaattttttaaaaaaattgggtaGATGCTTGACGAACGAATTTACTAGAGATTAGCTCATAGATGACGATTTTAAGGCTTAAATTAAATGATTAACTAATTCATCCAAAATAAAAAACTCACATGCATAAATATcataattcaaataaaattatacaaaataaaagatatttaataattaattttcggGATATCCTGTCTCTACCcaaaaaaatccataatttaGATAGAATttcaaaacaatttaataaattttctgAGATTTATTGTTGGGGAAGTTATTGAAAAATCTCCAATCAAAAAATTTCTTTGGTttcactccctacccacaaaattgtggtactatgtaaTACAAAATATGGTaaacttcatgtggaaatgtggtactaaaaaagtacctagggactgaacacaaaaaaaaaatggcgGCTGGGGACTGAACCCAAATTTCCCGTTTATTGTTCTTCTGTGTAGAGACTTGTGGAgggaaaaaaagagaaaaatataaaacaaaattaaatttaaaaatgggTAATTTGGGTAAAACCTAcgtgaaaaatatatatatattgttgtgaaaaagtaaaaatttatggtaaaaagtaaaaatctcaaattctcaaattttaccaaactacacactttataatatttttctctctactaaattgtgattttcttcacaaatgagagatctatttatagagtttcattacacataatccaaaaaataaaatacatcattacctacatcatcacacacaaatttctaattttaaaactcttattttcaacattcaaatattcaactattacttttcaatattcaaatcatttattttcaacactcccccttgtgatgatgatcatgatatgatgatgtcttcattacgtgttttgtattgcctcgttaaaaaccttacttggaaaaacccattgggataaaaaccatagtaagggaaaaagagtgcagtcacgtaaactccccctgatgttgacatgaacaattcttcacaaatttcgtagattgcacatcccaatattatatatgtgttttctgaatattgacgtaggaagtgcatttgtgaagagatctgatgagttttcacttgattgaatgtgacgaacatcaatacatttattcttctcaagctccttggtgaatgcgaagaacttaggaggaatatgtttagttctgtcgctttttatgtatccttctttcatttgagcaacacatgcagcattatcttcatatagtatcataggcttctcatcgaatgataatccgcatgaaatttggatatgttgggtcattgattttaaccacacacattcacgacttgcttcatgtagtgcaataatctcggcatgatttgatgaagttgttacgagcgtttgtttctgtgaacgccaagatattgcagtgcctccacgagtaaatacatatccagtttgggaacgtgccttgtgtggatcagataagtatccagcatcagcataaccaattatacttggattagcatcttttgaatacaaaagtcccaagtctgtcgttcctcgtagataacggaatatatgtttaattccgttccagtgtctctttgttggatatgtgctaaatcttgccaacagattcacggcaaaagatatatcaggccttgtacaatttgtaaggtacataagggcaccgatggcacttagatatggtacttctggaccaagaatatcttcatcatcttcacatggacggaatggatcattttctatgtttaatgatctaacaaccattggagtacttaaagtatttgctttatccatattaaaacgtttaaggatcttttctgtataatttgtctggtgaacaaacatttcacattctttttgttcaatttgtaaacccagacaatacttggtttttccaagatccttcatttcaaattcttccttcaagtatgacacaacttcttgaatttccttattcgttccaatgatgtttaaatcatcaacatatacagcaataattacgcatccggatgttgttttcttaatgaaaacacaagggcatattgaattatttacatatcattttttcatcaagtgatcacttagtcgattataccacattcgacctgatttctttaacccatataatgatctttgtaatttcacagaataacattccctgggttttgaactttgtgctttaGACGTCTTAAATctttcagggattttcatatatatattactatcaagtgatccatatatgtaagctgtaacaacatccataagacgcatttctaaattttcagataccgccaagctaatcaaataccgaaacgtaattgcatccatcacaggagaatacgtttcttcataatcaattccaggcctttgataaaaaccttgtgcaacaagtcgagctttatatcttactatttcatttttctcatttcgctttcgaataaaaactcatttgtatccaacaggttttacaccttcaggtgtaaggactataggtccaaaaacattacgtttatttagcgaatctaattcaacctggatggcatctttccattttatccaatcctgccgatttttacattcaccaaaagattttggttcatgatcttcgttatcatttatgatgtcgattgccacattataagaaaatatatcatcaatttcatctatatcttttcggttccatatttttccggtattaatgtaattgatagagatttcatgattatcgtcagtttgtggttctgacagaacattttcatcatcatgtgtttcttcaggaacaccattctctattttgtgatcatcatgtgtttattCAGATACATCAtcctttattttgtgatcatcgtgtttctctatgaattttctttttcgaggatttttatccttggaaccgactggccttccacgcttcaggcttTTAATGACATCAtaagtatcttccatttgtttctttggaatttcaattcgagctggggcatttgcagcatatatatatgatttaattaccccttttgtgtctgcaaatgcatctggtatttgatttgctattctttgcaagtgtacaatttgttgtacatctttttcacattgttttgttcttggatccagatgtaacaatgatgatacataccatgtaatttccttttcggtatgtttctgttctctccctaacattgggaagatttcctcatgaaaatgacaatcagcaaaacgtgctgtgaacacgtcgcctgtctgaggttcaagatatcgaatgattgatggactatcataaccgatataaattccaacatttctttgaggtcccattttctttcgttgtggtggtgcaataggcacatacaccatacatccaaaaattctcagatgagaaatgtctggttctttaccaaatgccaGCTGTAATggagagtatttatgatatgcacttggtctgatgcgaattaatgaagcagcatgtaaaattgcatgtccccatatagaaataggaaACTTTGTTtacataatcattggtctagcaatcatttgtagacgtttaatcaatgattcagccaatccattctgtgtatgtacatgatcaacaggatgctcaacaatgattcccacagacatacaataatcattgaaagtctgggaagtaaattcaccagcattatcaagtctaattttcttgattgtataatcgggaaactgattcctcaattttattatttgagcaagtaatcttgcaaatgcaacatttcgagttgacaataaacatacatgtgaccatctgctggaggcatcaatcaataccata
This region of Primulina eburnea isolate SZY01 chromosome 14, ASM2296580v1, whole genome shotgun sequence genomic DNA includes:
- the LOC140811904 gene encoding LOW QUALITY PROTEIN: cellulose synthase-like protein G3 (The sequence of the model RefSeq protein was modified relative to this genomic sequence to represent the inferred CDS: deleted 2 bases in 2 codons) encodes the protein MEGTTSKHPLNSSQLLPRRFFNRAFALIYSFAILTLFYHHAKTLIHSPFNLQTFFISLPILVSDLILTFTWLNSQCFRMNPVIKTPFPENLAKVFTTEEFPALDIFICTADPYKEPPMTVAATALSVMAYDYPAEKLSIYVSDDGGSQLTLFALMEAARFAKAWLPFCKENKIMERSPDAFFAKTCASHSDTRNIQMMYEDMKSRVEKVVERGFVEDEHKISGEAFGKWTQGFTTKDHPTVVQVVSESGDDKDLAGSSMPNLIYVSRQKNRAVPHHFKAGALNVLLRVSAIMTNAPILLTLDCDMISNDPTTPQTMLCFFMDHSIKSRLGYVQFPLRLDGINNADIYGSELRRMFHINPVGLNGLLGPDYFGTGTFFSRRAFHGGPSSFIEPEMAELGPDYIRRERINSPHILELAHRVAGRSHENGTNWGSKIGFRYGSLVEDFYTGYRLHCEGWRSIFCNPERPAFLADNPISLNDMITQQKRWAVGLFEVAFSKYSPLTFGTRFLGPLMTHCYCYYAFGPMMSFPITIYAFLPQLTLLNNISIFPKVSDPWFFLYVFLFVGSFGQDCLEFISTKSTLLRWLNDQRMGLTRALSSDVFGTLEYISNQLGIGTRDFGVTSKVNGDGQRKRYDEGKIEYGVASPLFVPFSSAAILNLVAFIYGVLRIASLRKIDEFLGQVLVTSFGVLICLPIYEAMFLRNDEGRMPIKITVAAIFLASVVFVAFSVVAKL